Genomic window (Synechococcus sp. LA31):
ATGGCCATCACCGTGCCCTACAAAGTGGCGGTGATTCCGATGCTCGATGCCGTCGACGACGACGTGCGCGCCATCGGTGCCGCCAACTACATCACGATCGAACAGGGGCGACTGATCGGCCACAACAACGACGGCAAGGGCGTGGTGAAGGCGATTGAGAAGGTGGCTCCCCTCACAGGCCGAAGGGTGGTGATGCTCGGCGCTGGCGGTGCCGGCCGTGCCATGGCCGTGGAAATGGCCTGGGCCGGCGCCGAACAACTCACCCTGATCACCCGCCGCGAAACCCAGGGCCGCGAGGTGGCAGAGCTGGTGCAGCGAGCCAGCGGCGTGCCCTGCCACTGGCAGCCCTGGCAGGCACCCCTGCAGGTGCCCGGCGGCACGAACCTTCTGATGAACGCCACACACCTGGGCTGTGCGCCCGAACTGGAGCCGGTGCCGGTGGAGTGGTCGAGCGTGGGTCCCGGTTGCATGGCCGTGGATGTGATCACCAACCCGCGCATCACCCCTTTCCTGAGCGCCGCCCGCGCACACGGCTGCCCCGTGGTGGATGGCGTGGAGATGCTGGTGCAGCTGGCGATTCAGATCTTCGAGCGCTGGACCGGCATCAGCCCAGATGAGGCCGTGTTTCAACAGGCCGTCGCGGAGGCCCTGGGGGAATGATCCACGCGTCCGCATCCCTCGGAGAGAGCGCGTACGCCCAGAAAATCGGGCTATGCGGCAATCGTCATATTGTTACGCTGAACGACAGCCATTGGCCCTGCGCCGCCTTCTCGCATGAGTGAGCATTTCGACTTGGTGGTGATCGGCGCCGGCTCTGGTGGCCTCGCCGCGGCCAAGCGCGCCGCCAGTTATGGCGCCCGGGTGGCGATTGTGGAAGGGGATCGGGTGGGCGGCACCTGCGTGATTCGCGGCTGCGTGCCCAAAAAATTGATGGTGTACGGCTCGGCCATGCGCCATCACCTCCACGACGCCGCCAGCTACGGCTGGAGCGTGGGAGATGTGTCCCACAACAGCGCTGAGCTGCTGCAGCGTGTGCGCGCCGAGGTGGATCGGCTCAACCAGCTGCACATCGGTTTTCTGGAGAAAGCCGGCGTGGAGCTGATGCGCGGCTGGGGACGCTTCGCCGATGCCCACAGCGTGAGCGTGGTGGATCAGAACGGCAGCGAACAGCAACGCCTCCGCGGCGAGCGCATCCTCATCGCCGTGGGCGGCCGCCCCCATCGCCCCACCATCCCCGGCGCCGAGCTGGGTTGGATCAGCGATGACCTGTTCAACCTCGAACGCCTACCGGAGCGTGTGGTGGTGGTGGGCGCCGGCTTCATCGCCTGCGAATTTGCCTGCATCCTCAACGGCCTCGGCGTGCAGGTGACCCAGCTGGTGCGCGGCGATCACCTCTTGCGCGGCTTCGATCGCGAATCCAGCCGCGCCGTGCAAGAGGCGATGGAAGCCGATGGCATCGAGATCCGCTTCGCCCACAGCCCCGCTGCGATCGAGGGCAGCCCGGGCCATCTCTGCGTGATCAGCCAAAGCGGTGAACAGCTGCCATGCAACGGCGTGCTGCTGGCCACCGGCCGGCGCCCGTTTCTGCAGGGGCTCAACCTGGAGGCGGCTGGCGTGGCGATCGAAGGCCACCGCATCGCGGTGACCGCTGACCAAACCACCAACGTGCCCCACATCTACGCCGTGGGCGATGTGACCGATCGGGTCAACCTCACGCCCGTTGCCGTGGATGAAGGCCGCGCCCTGGCCGACACGATCTGGGGACACAAACCCCGCCAGGTGGATCACGAGCTGGTGGCCAGCGCCGTGTTCTCCCAGCCTGAGCTCTCAGGGGTAGGCCTCACCGAGGAAGCGGCGATCGAGCGCTTCGGGACCGGTGGGGTGAAGGTGCATCGCGCCCGCTTCCGGCCCATGAGCCAGGCCCTGCCGGCCCGTGATCCCAAAGTGCTGCTCAAGCTGGTGGTGGAGAGCGAGAGCGGCAAGGTGGTGGGCTGCCACATGGTGGGCGAGCACGCCGCCGAGATCATTCAAATGGCCGCGATTGCCATCGGCATGGGCGCCACCAAGGCCGATTTTGATCGCACCATGGCGTTGCACCCCACCGTGGCGGAAGAGTTCGTCACCATGCCGAACTGATGCCGCGCACGATCTTGATCAGTGGCGCCAGCCGTGGCATCGGCCGCGCCATCGCCG
Coding sequences:
- a CDS encoding shikimate dehydrogenase translates to MIPPQKQMTGMLGHPVAENPIDRMFDAVFAHYGLHWQFWKNDIASEDDLALAIAALRPLGYQGMAITVPYKVAVIPMLDAVDDDVRAIGAANYITIEQGRLIGHNNDGKGVVKAIEKVAPLTGRRVVMLGAGGAGRAMAVEMAWAGAEQLTLITRRETQGREVAELVQRASGVPCHWQPWQAPLQVPGGTNLLMNATHLGCAPELEPVPVEWSSVGPGCMAVDVITNPRITPFLSAARAHGCPVVDGVEMLVQLAIQIFERWTGISPDEAVFQQAVAEALGE
- the gorA gene encoding glutathione-disulfide reductase, which gives rise to MSEHFDLVVIGAGSGGLAAAKRAASYGARVAIVEGDRVGGTCVIRGCVPKKLMVYGSAMRHHLHDAASYGWSVGDVSHNSAELLQRVRAEVDRLNQLHIGFLEKAGVELMRGWGRFADAHSVSVVDQNGSEQQRLRGERILIAVGGRPHRPTIPGAELGWISDDLFNLERLPERVVVVGAGFIACEFACILNGLGVQVTQLVRGDHLLRGFDRESSRAVQEAMEADGIEIRFAHSPAAIEGSPGHLCVISQSGEQLPCNGVLLATGRRPFLQGLNLEAAGVAIEGHRIAVTADQTTNVPHIYAVGDVTDRVNLTPVAVDEGRALADTIWGHKPRQVDHELVASAVFSQPELSGVGLTEEAAIERFGTGGVKVHRARFRPMSQALPARDPKVLLKLVVESESGKVVGCHMVGEHAAEIIQMAAIAIGMGATKADFDRTMALHPTVAEEFVTMPN